In Leishmania braziliensis MHOM/BR/75/M2904 complete genome, chromosome 14, the following are encoded in one genomic region:
- a CDS encoding putative fatty acid elongase, which yields MAPAVLQAMLNIGGLPSQFDGNVAENFFDDYFDVLFYSGVLYILIVFLGPKAMENREPFKLKYFIAMWNLTLSLFSFCGTIAVGTLLMYMLEDRGMYETTCQLDRSLYEGELAFWIFAFMLSKIPEMIDTVFLVLTKKPIIFLHWYHHLTVMIFCWYAGYLIIPSGIWFAAMNYFVHSIMYFYYFLCSLGLRKVIRPFAPFITAAQLLQMVAGTAIVLYTFYYSYISERGCNADRRTIRMGVGMYGSYFVLFATLFARLYVKRSGTAKRKTAAAAFNQADKSVEAVMNGCNGTKKSQ from the coding sequence ATGGCGCCGGCTGTACTGCAGGCGATGCTAAATATCGGCGGCCTGCCAAGTCAATTTGACGGAAATGTAGCGGAGAATTTCTTCGATGATTACTTTGACGTTCTCTTCTACAGCGGAGTACTGTATATTCTCATAGTATTCCTTGGCCCCAAGGCGATGGAGAACCGTGAGCCGTTCAAGCTGAAGTACTTCATCGCTATGTGGAACCTAACCCTCTCCTTATTCTCTTTCTGCGGCACTATCGCGGTTGGCACTCTGCTCATGTACATGCTGGAGGACCGTGGCATGTACGAGACGACCTGCCAGCTCGACAGGAGCCTCTACGAAGGCGAGCTGGCCTTCTGGATCTTCGCATTTATGCTCAGCAAGATTCCCGAGATGATTGACACGGTCTTCCTCGTTCTCACGAAGAAGCCAATCATCTTCTTGCACTGGTACCATCACCTCACAGTGATGATCTTCTGCTGGTACGCCGGCTACTTAATCATCCCCAGTGGCATATGGTTCGCCGCCATGAACTACTTCGTGCACTCGATCATGTACTTCTACTACTTCCTCTGCTCGTTGGGACTGCGCAAGGTTATTCGGCCATTCGCGCCGTTCATtacggcggcgcagctgctgcagatggTCGCGGGTACAGCCATCGTGCTCTACACCTTCTACTACAGCTACATCAGCGAGCGCGGCTGCAACGCTGACCGTCGCACGATTCGCATGGGGGTGGGTATGTATGGCAGTTATTTTGTGCTTTTCGCGACGCTGTTCGCACGCCTTTACGTAAAGAGGAGTGGGACTGCAAAGCGCaagacggcagcggcggcattTAATCAAGCCGATAAATCTGTGGAGGCGGTGATGAACGGCTGCAACGGTACAAAAAAGTCGCAGTAA
- a CDS encoding beta-ketoacyl-CoA synthase, which yields MEMLQAAWDWVSYYPRNFKPEHGRDFLDRYPDYPVYSTIAFLLIVFYLPAYIERHSIRLRIRYLVAAWNLSLSILSTYGTIQVTMQMPFLLRVRSAHNAMCELPYVSGRNEDLVSRRAAVVYAHQQELMKRGVVFKWERTPAYIQQRDAERFYNGPGTFAVAMFAYLKTPELLDTVFLVLQRKPVSFLHWYHHIVTAIYVWLSSYMPMPSGIFFCAMNYSVHSIMYFYYFLVMMGLRSSIRPFAPVITLLQVLQMFIGMYITVYTYFQYWLSPEYTNTLFFKFFDVVLSNAHYVYHNAKSVVTTGALASKVPAFDMSDRFWGCDSDPTSMRMGMLMYGSYCVLFAVLFKELYLDKRVHANSLVRVRTASEMKQAEDVKKIA from the coding sequence ATGGAGATGCTGCAGGCGGCATGGGACTGGGTAAGCTACTACCCGCGCAACTTTAAGCCGGAACATGGTCGTGACTTCCTTGACCGGTACCCCGACTACCCCGTGTACTCCACAATTGCGTTTCTGCTCATCGTCTTCTACCTGCCGGCCTACATCGAGCGGCACAGCATCCGGCTAAGGATCCGCTACCTTGTGGCCGCGTGGAATCTGTCCCTCTCTATTCTCTCCACCTACGGTACGATTCAGGTCACCATGCAAATGCCATTCCttctgcgcgtgcgcagcgcacaCAACGCAATGTGCGAGCTGCCTTACGTGAGTGGCCGTAATGAAGACCTCGTGTCGCGTCGTGCTGCCGTTGTTTACGCGCACCAGCAGGAACTCATGAAGCGCGGGGTTGTCTTCAAGTGGGAGCGCACGCCGGCTTACATTCAGCAACGCGATGCCGAGCGCTTTTACAATGGACCCGGCACGTTCGCTGTTGCCATGTTCGCCTACCTCAAGACACCCGAGCTACTCGACACGGTCTTCCTGGTGCTCCAGCGCAAGCCTGTCTCCTTCTTGCATTGGTACCACCACATCGTCACCGCTATCTACGTGTGGCTGTCGTCCTACATGCCAATGCCGAGTGGGATTTTCTTCTGCGCCATGAACTACTCTGTGCACTCCATCATGTACTTCTACTACTTCCTCGTCATGATGGGGCTGCGCAGCTCGATCCGTCCCTTCGCGCCGGTCATCACGCTGTTGCAAGTGTTGCAGATGTTCATTGGCATGTACATCACCGTGTACACGTACTTCCAGTACTGGCTGAGTCCCGAGTACACCAACACGCTCTTCTTCAAGTTCTTCGACGTGGTGCTCAGCAATGCCCACTATGTCTACCACAACGCGAAGAGCGTCGTGACGACTGGCGCGCTGGCGTCGAAGGTGCCTGCGTTCGACATGTCTGACCGGTTCTGGGGCTGCGACAGCGACCCGACAAGCATGCGCATGGGCATGCTGATGTACGGCAGCTACTGCGTGCTGTTCGCGGTGCTGTTCAAGGAACTGTACCTGGACAAGCGCGTACACGCGAACAGcctcgtgcgcgtgcgcactgCTAGCGAGATGAAGCAAGCGGAGGATGTCAAGAAGATAGCGTAG
- a CDS encoding putative fatty acid elongase, which translates to MSATSSISEWVMGWINTPAHFKGSSARDFLDAAPDYPFYAAMLYLVAVFSLPGLIERRRWTFNIKYLVAFWNLTLSLVSVLGSYYCVQNLYKTTLFEKGFHKTCCAKLSVRHSKSIGGKEIQNDYYDPSPDAAFDHSNIHKHNPRIATYAHQVLDKNYDGPSAFYTALFMYLKTPELLDTVFLVLQRKPVSFLHWYHHIVTAMYCWHASYVLIPSGVFFSTMNYSVHSIMYFYYFLVMMGLRSSIRPFAPVITLLQVLQMFIGMYITVYTYFQYWLSPEYANTLFFKFFDVVLSNAHYVYHNAKSVVTTGALASKVPAFDMSDRFWGCDSDPTSMRMGMLMYGSYCVLFAVLFKELYLDKRVHANSLVLARKAQQARKNKAENEINGNGGAASTVTNEKSTKRCNDA; encoded by the coding sequence ATGTCAGCCACGTCATCCATCTCCGAGTGGGTCATGGGGTGGATTAACACTCCAGCCCATTTCAAGGGCAGCTCTGCGCGCGACTTCCTTGACGCCGCGCCCGACTACCCCTTCTATGCCGCTATGCTGTACCTTGTTGCCGTCTTCTCCCTGCCTGGGCTAATTGAGCGACGTCGGTGGACCTTCAACATCAAGTACCTCGTCGCCTTCTGGAACCTCACCCTGTCGCTCGTGTCGGTGCTCGGATCCTATTACTGCGTGCAGAACCTCTACAAAACGACCCTTTTCGAAAAGGGCTTCCACAAGACGTGCTGCGCGAAGCTGTCGGTACGTCACTCGAAGAGTATTGGGGGCAAAGAAATCCAGAACGACTACTACGACCCAAGCCCGGATGCCGCCTTTGACCACAGCAACATTCACAAGCACAACCCCCGTATCGCCACATACGCGCACCAGGTGCTGGATAAAAACTATGATGGACCGAGCGCGTTTTACACTGCACTGTTCATGTACCTCAAGACACCCGAGCTACTCGACACGGTCTTCCTGGTGCTCCAGCGCAAGCCTGTCTCCTTCTTGCATTGGTACCACCACATCGTCACCGCCATGTACTGCTGGCATGCCTCATACGTGCTTATCCCAAGCGGCGTCTTTTTCTCCACCATGAACTACTCTGTGCACTCCATCATGTACTTCTACTACTTCCTCGTCATGATGGGGCTGCGCAGCTCGATCCGTCCCTTCGCGCCGGTCATCACGCTGTTGCAAGTGTTGCAGATGTTCATTGGCATGTACATCACCGTGTACACGTACTTCCAGTACTGGCTGAGTCCCGAGTACGCCAACACGCTCTTCTTCAAGTTCTTCGACGTGGTGCTCAGCAATGCCCACTATGTCTACCACAACGCGAAGAGCGTCGTGACGACTGGCGCGCTGGCGTCGAAGGTGCCTGCGTTCGACATGTCTGACCGGTTCTGGGGCTGCGACAGCGACCCGACAAGCATGCGCATGGGCATGCTGATGTACGGCAGCTACTGCGTGCTGTTCGCGGTGCTGTTCAAGGAACTGTACCTGGACAAGCGCGTACACGCGAACAGCCTCGTGCTGGCGCgcaaggcgcagcaggcgaggAAGAACAAGGCCGAAAACGAGATAAATGGCAacggcggtgccgcctccaccgtcaCTAATGAGAAGTCCACAAAAAGGTGTAATGATGCATGA